The following DNA comes from Cloacibacillus sp..
CCTCGGCGCTTCTACGCCGTGATTTTTCATATATTCTAGGTTTAATATCTTGGCACGGCTCCGGTATCGGGGCCTAAAGTTATTTAGCAGACGGCACTTCTCCGCGCCGTTTTCTTCGTACGTCTCAATTTCCGCGGGATGCCTCCGTTTACGCTTCGTCGATCTTTTTCATCAGGCTGTCGATCACGTCGTCGATTTTATATTCTCTCAGGTCGTCGGCGATGCGCCGGAAGATGCCCTCCTCCTTCAGCGTCACCACCGAGACGGGAAAGTTGAGGTCCAGCGCCCAGGTGAGCTGTATCAGCCGGTAGTCCTGGAGCGAGCGGGCGTTGACATAGGAGCCGCGCCCTGTCGTCCGTATCTCCTCTACCAGCGCCGGAGATAGCCCCTGCACCTTCTTATGGCGCGGCAGCATATCGTATATCGTTCCCTTGTCGATGCGGCTCTGCACCATGCGGAAGACGTCTATCTTATCGGCGTCGTGCGCGAGGGCGCACCAGCGGTAGACCGAGAGCGGCACATTCGCCGGTATCTCAATCTTGTTGTGGTGGCGCACCGCCGTCAGCACCTTTTCTCTGTCTCCGGGTTCGATGCCTCGCCAGTCAAATTCCGCCGCCAATATCTCCGCGCCGCGGTCTCCGTGGTCGAAGCTCGCGCTGTCCTGGAAGGTCTGATAGTCGCGGTACTGGGAGAATCTAGCCGTGTCGTGCAGCAGCCCGATGGCGTGGGCGGTCCAGGCGTCGTTTTCCTCGTTCCACTCGAGCGACTCCGCGATCGCCGAGGCCAGCCGCTGCACGCGGAAGCTGTGCTTTCTCTTAAGCTCCTGCATCGGCGCGAGGGCGCCCTCTATCTTGAAAGAATCAACGTAAGAGTTGAACCATTTTTCTGTCTTTTCACTGGAATACATCATAAAACGCCTCCGATCTCACGAAATTATACAACAGTAAGCGGATAACCGCCTCGTTATCGCCAACGTTGGCCGCCGTTAAATGAAAAATGGCCCGTTAGGGTCTCCCGCCGCCTCATATTTTTGCTAAATCCCTGCGCGGTAAGGCTTTTTAAGCCATTCGCGCCGCTATGCCTAAGCATATTGGCCTTGTTGACGGAGGCCGCATTTGAGAAGATTTCTCACGTAAAACATGCCGGATAGGGAAGCGGCAGGGAGGGCAAGAGACGCTCCGCGCGCGTGGATATCCGAAAGTACGCGGGACGGGTGAACGGATAGATTCTCCGCCGTACCCTCCATACCGAACGGCAATTACAGATGAAACGGCAATAATAAATATCACCCAAGGGGGAAATTAAAATGGCAGTAAAGAACGACGACGAGATCAAGAAAAGCCTGGATATGCTTGAGGCGCACACCGGCCCCTACGACGAGAAGTTCGCGCAGGCCCACGCGGAGGACATTCACGCGATGGCCGACCACCTGAACGGTAAAAAGGACGACCTCTGGCAGCGCACGAGGAGATGGTTCGACGACCACTACGATCACGTAAAGGAACATCTGCACGACGACAAAGAAAAGATCGAGACCCACCTCCACCGTCATAAAGAGGAAAAGAAATAGCCTAATAACGGCATCAGCCCCGACCGCGAGCACAGCCGCTCCGCGGACGGGGCTTTTTCATATGGCAATGTTTACGCGGCGGTCCGCAGAGGATTTAGTCAGAGCCTCTGATAAAGGCATTCACCACGGGAGGTCAGCCCTGCCGGAGGGCGAAATGGTTCCGCCGGAAGCTGAGCAGCCCTTCGTCTCTCATCCGGCACAGCTCGTTTGACATCGCGCTGCGGTCCACGGAGAGATAATCGGCGAGCTGCTGGCGGTCGAAGGGAATGTCAAACTCCGGCGCTCCCTGCCGCAGCGACTCGGCGGAGAGATAGGAGAGCAGCTTCTGGCGCGTCGTGCGCTGCGTCATATGCGTGAGCTTGTCGTTGAAGCGGAGATTTTTTTCGGCAAGGACGGAGAGAAGGTTTCTCAGCAGCCGCGAGTGGAACTCGCAGGCCGAACTACAGGTCGTGAGGACGCGGCGCACATTCATGAACATCACGGCGCCCGCCTCCGCCGCCACTACGCTGACGCCGAGCGTAACTCCCTCCATGCAGGCGTAACTCTCGGCGAATATCTGCCCCGGGCCGATCTCCGCGATGATGTTCCGGTTCCCCCAGAAATCCTCTTTTATGAGATGGAGAGAGCCAACGAGCACCATACCGATCGCCTCCGTGCTCTCGCCGAAGCGCAGCACGAATTCGTTTTTCGCGTATTTCTTCGTCTTCACCGAAAGGCAGGCAAGCATCGCCTCAATTTCCCTCTCCTCAATGTCTTTGAAAAGCGGAGACTTTTTTATGACCTCAAGATATTTTTTCATATTGCTCCTTTTGTTGTTTTTACAACAGATTTACCGTATTTATTGTAGTATCCTCTAACCGTAAAATCAAGAGCGACAGATGACAGACAAATTACGAAATAAGAAACAGGTTTGGGAGGAATAGAGATGCTGAGAAGAATAATCGAGATAGACGAAACAAAGTGCAGCGGCTGCGGGGCCTGCGCTGAGGCCTGCCACGAGGGCGCGATCGCGATGGTCGGCGGCAAGGCAAAGCTGACTCGCGACGACTACTGCGACGGACTCGGCGACTGCCTGCCAACATGCCCCACCGGCGCGATCACCTTCGTGGAGCGCGAGGCTAAGGCCTATGATAAGAACGCGGTGGAGGCAAATATGGCCGCTAAGAAAAGTTCGGCAGACAAACTGCCATGCGGCTGTCCGGGAACGCAGGCGCGCGGGATCACGCGCGGCGCGGAGGAGCTGGAGAGCGCGGCCTGTTCCGTGCAGACCGTTTCGCGGCTCTCGCAGTGGCCGGTCCAGATAAGGCTGGCCCCCGTAAACGCCCCATATTTCGACGGCGCAAAGCTGCTCGTCGCCGCCGACTGCACGGCCTTCGCGCGCGCCGACTTCCACGAACGGTTCATCAAAAACCATGTGACGCTCGTCGGCTGCCCAAAGCTCGACGCCGTCGACTACGCGGAAAAGCTTACGGAGATATTAAAAA
Coding sequences within:
- a CDS encoding HD domain-containing protein, which gives rise to MMYSSEKTEKWFNSYVDSFKIEGALAPMQELKRKHSFRVQRLASAIAESLEWNEENDAWTAHAIGLLHDTARFSQYRDYQTFQDSASFDHGDRGAEILAAEFDWRGIEPGDREKVLTAVRHHNKIEIPANVPLSVYRWCALAHDADKIDVFRMVQSRIDKGTIYDMLPRHKKVQGLSPALVEEIRTTGRGSYVNARSLQDYRLIQLTWALDLNFPVSVVTLKEEGIFRRIADDLREYKIDDVIDSLMKKIDEA
- a CDS encoding Crp/Fnr family transcriptional regulator gives rise to the protein MKKYLEVIKKSPLFKDIEEREIEAMLACLSVKTKKYAKNEFVLRFGESTEAIGMVLVGSLHLIKEDFWGNRNIIAEIGPGQIFAESYACMEGVTLGVSVVAAEAGAVMFMNVRRVLTTCSSACEFHSRLLRNLLSVLAEKNLRFNDKLTHMTQRTTRQKLLSYLSAESLRQGAPEFDIPFDRQQLADYLSVDRSAMSNELCRMRDEGLLSFRRNHFALRQG
- a CDS encoding 4Fe-4S binding protein; amino-acid sequence: MLRRIIEIDETKCSGCGACAEACHEGAIAMVGGKAKLTRDDYCDGLGDCLPTCPTGAITFVEREAKAYDKNAVEANMAAKKSSADKLPCGCPGTQARGITRGAEELESAACSVQTVSRLSQWPVQIRLAPVNAPYFDGAKLLVAADCTAFARADFHERFIKNHVTLVGCPKLDAVDYAEKLTEILKSNDIKSLTVVRMEVPCCGGLEAAVKSALQASGKFIPWQVVTITVDGRILD